A genomic window from Corticium candelabrum chromosome 8, ooCorCand1.1, whole genome shotgun sequence includes:
- the LOC134183217 gene encoding uncharacterized protein LOC134183217 isoform X2 yields the protein MARLEEKETYSCLLVCFIVFVFIAITAVPSVFYYLHSHVKKSEPSPTARQGNGSLKRENIEGAESLRFETVSRDFLLSSVCRSYLPWLHDFYDRDVKRNDSSRTLVLDNGCGMQRTEDDLRRLFHLASLLSEKCSALGLSLVCTYHYRTFVNGSLGTKHWPTKSQCEEVMLTHCPLEWRVVENILRSRGYCIRLPDCDLLTDRPGNRNQTNERNFQILSSKTVPLKSGINDLRNQGNKTTSCKLPFVPSSSIYSRCSPPCPADQWLLRKESLLGTRSTAIISGIVLFTSLFIIIYTWMKVNKLRQFPHIITLLAAMFFLLAGLSIIAAFVVGRDTAYCSHNDILSSWHHPTSFCVAQATTRALFYSFTVPSQVVGVGAVTMSLLIIKRLKQSSKFQAKEGAINKKVKVAGVIITRHFLVLVTGIPVVFVTAFTMFEAYAYFSLNNITKDTTLYILCQQTNSSSDCISFADDIGLVVLHCVIPVCVAAVAVLLMVYSLFPGPARKLWKSHFRSIFRCRKADKKNEWRKIIFKTKDDKSREIPRDYGGDIDKIEMTDNVDWKLHKIKATDVRESNECVSRLIKNQEEIGKCDFSQSNSDADMLEASSEKTKRKPSAGQIRRRAFLVKELKRTAEPVKKTLMKVVSVSEGIKRMSSFQKCFRHSQSMRRHRRRASTALETVGRENACLLK from the exons ATGGCTCGATTAGAGGAGAAAGAAACGTACTCTTGCCTGCTGGTTTGTTTCATTGTTTTCGTCTTCATTGCAATTACCGCCGTTCCCTCCGTCTTTTACTACCTACACTCACACGTGAAAAAATCAGAG CCTTCTCCAACAGCTCGACAAGGCAACGGCTCTCTGAAACGCGAAAACATAGAGGGGGCGGAATCGTTACGATTTGAGACGGTTTCGCGCGATTTCCTgttgtcatctgtctgtcggaGTTATCTCCCTTGGCTACATGATTTTTATGATCGTGACGTCAAAAGGAACGATTCAAGTAGGACCCTCGTTCTCGACAACGGCTGTGGCATGCAAAGGACAGAAGATGATTTAAGACGTCTCTTTCACCTGGCCAGTCTCCTCAGTGAAAAGTGCTCAGCTCTCGGTCTTTCTCTTGTCTGTACGTATCACTATAGAACGTTCGTCAATGGTTCGCTGGGCACGAAGCATTGGCCGACGAAAAGTCAGTGCGAGGAAGTCATGTTGACGCACTGCCCGTTGGAATGGAGAGTGGTCGAAAACATTTTGAGGTCGCGGGGCTACTGCATACGTCTTCCTGATTGCGACCTGCTAACAGATAGACCAGGAAATCGAAACCAAACAAACGAAAGG AATTTTCAAATTCTTAGCTCCAAAACTGTACCTCTTAAATCAGGAATAAATGATTTACGAAATCAAG GAAACAAAACGACGTCGTGCAAACTACCCTTTGTTCCTTCATCCTCAATATACAGTAGATGCTCTCCTCCTTGCCCAGCAGATCAATGGCTGCTACGCAAAGAATCACTTTTAGGAACGAGATCCACAGCCATTATCAGTGGAATTGTTCTGTTTACATCTCTTTTTATCATCATCTACACATGGATGAAAGTCAATAAATT ACGTCAGTTTCCGCATATAATTACTCTGCTCGCGGCCATGTTCTTTCTACTAGCAG GGTTGTCGATCATCGCTGCATTCGTTGTCGGTCGCGATACTGCTTACTGCTCGCACAACGACATTCTTAGCTCATGGCACCATCCAACATCATTTTGTGTAGCGCAAG CGACAACAAGAGCTCTATTCTACTCGTTCACGGTACCATCTCAAGTTGTAGGAGTTGGGGCTGTTACTATGTCCTTGCTCATTATAAAACGACTGAAACAG TCTTCTAAATTTCAAGCAAAAGAAGGGGcaataaacaaaaaagtcaAAGTTGCAGGAGTCATTATAACTCGTCATTTCCTTGTTCTGGTGACCGGCATACCAGTCGTTTTTGTAACGGCATTCACAATGTTCGAGGCGTATGCCTACTTTTCGTTGAATAATATTACTAAAGACACCACACTCTACATCTTGtgccaacagacaaacagtagcAGTGACTGCATCTCGTTTGCTGATGACATTGGGTTGGTGGTATTGCATTGCGTCATTCCGGTGTGTGTAGCCGCTGTCGCAGTCTTACTGATGGTGTATAGCTTATTTCCTGGACCAGCTAGAAAACTGTGGAAAAGCCATTTCAGGTCAATTTTCCGTTGCAGAAAAGCAGACAAGAAAAACGAATGGCGGAAAATCATATTTAAAACAAAAGACGACAAGAGTCGAGAGATACCGAGGGACTACGGCGGCGACATTGACAAGATTGAAATGACAGACAACGTAGATTGGAAATTGCACAAGATAAAAGCCACTGATGTACGAGAAAGTAACGAGTGCGTTTCTCGTTTGATAAAAAACCAAGAGGAAATTGGCAAGTGCGACTTCAGTCAATCAAATTCGGACGCCGATATGCTTGAAGCATCCAGTGAAAAGACTAAAAGGAAACCGTCAGCAGGGCAAATACGGAGACGAGCATTTTTGGTGAAGGAATTGAAACGAACAGCAGAGCCTGTAAAGAAGACACTGATGAAGGTTGTGAGCGTCAGTGAAGGAATAAAAAGAATGTCTTCTTTCCAAAAATGTTTCCGTCACTCACAGTCCATGAGACGCCATAGACGGAGAGCAAGTACAGCGCTAGAGACGGTTGGACGCGAAAATGCTTGTCTGTTGAAATGA
- the LOC134183217 gene encoding uncharacterized protein LOC134183217 isoform X1, translated as MARLEEKETYSCLLVCFIVFVFIAITAVPSVFYYLHSHVKKSEPSPTARQGNGSLKRENIEGAESLRFETVSRDFLLSSVCRSYLPWLHDFYDRDVKRNDSSRTLVLDNGCGMQRTEDDLRRLFHLASLLSEKCSALGLSLVCTYHYRTFVNGSLGTKHWPTKSQCEEVMLTHCPLEWRVVENILRSRGYCIRLPDCDLLTDRPGNRNQTNERNFQILSSKTVPLKSGINDLRNQGNKTTSCKLPFVPSSSIYSRCSPPCPADQWLLRKESLLGTRSTAIISGIVLFTSLFIIIYTWMKVNKLRQFPHIITLLAAMFFLLAGLSIIAAFVVGRDTAYCSHNDILSSWHHPTSFCVAQGALFQFGFLVTEILFCLSIFNIMVAVYEVRKPEDGILRRHSKLFLAVEVFFAVGVAAAIVSAVLSTASYHNDRLLMICVPATTRALFYSFTVPSQVVGVGAVTMSLLIIKRLKQSSKFQAKEGAINKKVKVAGVIITRHFLVLVTGIPVVFVTAFTMFEAYAYFSLNNITKDTTLYILCQQTNSSSDCISFADDIGLVVLHCVIPVCVAAVAVLLMVYSLFPGPARKLWKSHFRSIFRCRKADKKNEWRKIIFKTKDDKSREIPRDYGGDIDKIEMTDNVDWKLHKIKATDVRESNECVSRLIKNQEEIGKCDFSQSNSDADMLEASSEKTKRKPSAGQIRRRAFLVKELKRTAEPVKKTLMKVVSVSEGIKRMSSFQKCFRHSQSMRRHRRRASTALETVGRENACLLK; from the exons ATGGCTCGATTAGAGGAGAAAGAAACGTACTCTTGCCTGCTGGTTTGTTTCATTGTTTTCGTCTTCATTGCAATTACCGCCGTTCCCTCCGTCTTTTACTACCTACACTCACACGTGAAAAAATCAGAG CCTTCTCCAACAGCTCGACAAGGCAACGGCTCTCTGAAACGCGAAAACATAGAGGGGGCGGAATCGTTACGATTTGAGACGGTTTCGCGCGATTTCCTgttgtcatctgtctgtcggaGTTATCTCCCTTGGCTACATGATTTTTATGATCGTGACGTCAAAAGGAACGATTCAAGTAGGACCCTCGTTCTCGACAACGGCTGTGGCATGCAAAGGACAGAAGATGATTTAAGACGTCTCTTTCACCTGGCCAGTCTCCTCAGTGAAAAGTGCTCAGCTCTCGGTCTTTCTCTTGTCTGTACGTATCACTATAGAACGTTCGTCAATGGTTCGCTGGGCACGAAGCATTGGCCGACGAAAAGTCAGTGCGAGGAAGTCATGTTGACGCACTGCCCGTTGGAATGGAGAGTGGTCGAAAACATTTTGAGGTCGCGGGGCTACTGCATACGTCTTCCTGATTGCGACCTGCTAACAGATAGACCAGGAAATCGAAACCAAACAAACGAAAGG AATTTTCAAATTCTTAGCTCCAAAACTGTACCTCTTAAATCAGGAATAAATGATTTACGAAATCAAG GAAACAAAACGACGTCGTGCAAACTACCCTTTGTTCCTTCATCCTCAATATACAGTAGATGCTCTCCTCCTTGCCCAGCAGATCAATGGCTGCTACGCAAAGAATCACTTTTAGGAACGAGATCCACAGCCATTATCAGTGGAATTGTTCTGTTTACATCTCTTTTTATCATCATCTACACATGGATGAAAGTCAATAAATT ACGTCAGTTTCCGCATATAATTACTCTGCTCGCGGCCATGTTCTTTCTACTAGCAG GGTTGTCGATCATCGCTGCATTCGTTGTCGGTCGCGATACTGCTTACTGCTCGCACAACGACATTCTTAGCTCATGGCACCATCCAACATCATTTTGTGTAGCGCAAG GTGCTCTGTTTCAATTTGGTTTCTTAGTGACCGAGatattattttgtttgtcaatctttaATATCATGGTAGCTGTTTATGAAGTGAGAAAACCGGAAGACGGCATTCTGAGACGTCATTCGAAACTGTTTCTGGCCGTTGAGGTCTTCTTTGCGGTTGGCGTGGCTGCCGCAATTGTATCTGCCGTTCTGAGCACGGCATCATATCACAACGACCGTCTCTTAATGATTTGTGTTCCAGCGACAACAAGAGCTCTATTCTACTCGTTCACGGTACCATCTCAAGTTGTAGGAGTTGGGGCTGTTACTATGTCCTTGCTCATTATAAAACGACTGAAACAG TCTTCTAAATTTCAAGCAAAAGAAGGGGcaataaacaaaaaagtcaAAGTTGCAGGAGTCATTATAACTCGTCATTTCCTTGTTCTGGTGACCGGCATACCAGTCGTTTTTGTAACGGCATTCACAATGTTCGAGGCGTATGCCTACTTTTCGTTGAATAATATTACTAAAGACACCACACTCTACATCTTGtgccaacagacaaacagtagcAGTGACTGCATCTCGTTTGCTGATGACATTGGGTTGGTGGTATTGCATTGCGTCATTCCGGTGTGTGTAGCCGCTGTCGCAGTCTTACTGATGGTGTATAGCTTATTTCCTGGACCAGCTAGAAAACTGTGGAAAAGCCATTTCAGGTCAATTTTCCGTTGCAGAAAAGCAGACAAGAAAAACGAATGGCGGAAAATCATATTTAAAACAAAAGACGACAAGAGTCGAGAGATACCGAGGGACTACGGCGGCGACATTGACAAGATTGAAATGACAGACAACGTAGATTGGAAATTGCACAAGATAAAAGCCACTGATGTACGAGAAAGTAACGAGTGCGTTTCTCGTTTGATAAAAAACCAAGAGGAAATTGGCAAGTGCGACTTCAGTCAATCAAATTCGGACGCCGATATGCTTGAAGCATCCAGTGAAAAGACTAAAAGGAAACCGTCAGCAGGGCAAATACGGAGACGAGCATTTTTGGTGAAGGAATTGAAACGAACAGCAGAGCCTGTAAAGAAGACACTGATGAAGGTTGTGAGCGTCAGTGAAGGAATAAAAAGAATGTCTTCTTTCCAAAAATGTTTCCGTCACTCACAGTCCATGAGACGCCATAGACGGAGAGCAAGTACAGCGCTAGAGACGGTTGGACGCGAAAATGCTTGTCTGTTGAAATGA